From Lysobacter lycopersici:
TCGTCGACGGTTCCGTAGGCGGCGACGCGCGCGGAATCCTTGGCCACGCGCGTGCCGTCACCGAGGCCGGTCGTGCCGTCGTCGCCGGTCTTGGTGTAGATCTTGGAGAGGCGGTTTCCCATGCGGTTGGTGGTTGGTCGTTGGTGGTTCGTGAGAAAGCTTCTACCAACTACGAGCCACCAACTCCCAACTGCTTCAAACCGTCTGCGGACGCAGCGCCGGCAGCTTGCGCCGCAGCAGCGCGAAGCCGCCGAACAGCAGCGCCGAGTAGAACAGCGTGCCGAGCACGGTCCACTGGAAGAACGGGATGCCGGCGACGTAGCAGGCGCCGAGGCCGGCATTGCAGGCCGGATAGCCGGGCACGACGATCGCGGTGAGCCAGGTCGCGAAGTTGCTGAGCACGAAGAACAGCACCGAACCGGCGAGCGAATAGCCGAGCACGCGCGTGCCGTTGACGCGGCCGCGCAGGCCGAAGCCGAGCAGGCTGCACAACGCGACGCAGGCGTAGATCGCGAGCAGGCTGGGCAGGTAGGTCGCGGTGCTGAAGTACTGCAGGTAGGTGCCGCCGTTCAGCGCGCCGAGCGCGAGATCGGAGATCAGCAAACCGGCCAGCGGCACCAGCACGGCCCACGCGCGATTCGCGAAATACGCGCCGCCGAACAGCGCGATGGCCTCGACCGGCGAGAAGTTCGGCGGATGCGGCAACAGGCGGGTCAGCGCAGCGACGAAGATCAGCACGGCCAGCAACAGCGGGCCCGGGGCGAAACTGGCGGTGGAGGCGGGGCGATTCATCGTCGTGCGCGTCTGTTTTTCACGGGAACCGC
This genomic window contains:
- a CDS encoding DUF6580 family putative transport protein, translated to MNRPASTASFAPGPLLLAVLIFVAALTRLLPHPPNFSPVEAIALFGGAYFANRAWAVLVPLAGLLISDLALGALNGGTYLQYFSTATYLPSLLAIYACVALCSLLGFGLRGRVNGTRVLGYSLAGSVLFFVLSNFATWLTAIVVPGYPACNAGLGACYVAGIPFFQWTVLGTLFYSALLFGGFALLRRKLPALRPQTV